A single region of the Sphingomonas sp. LY29 genome encodes:
- the recJ gene encoding single-stranded-DNA-specific exonuclease RecJ, producing MSEAFVCGVSAGLSGRPWRWRRAGGDELGRDLTDQLLLARGVEESDLPRHRAPTLREFLPDPSVFADMDQAAVRIADAVEAGEKIAIFGDYDVDGATSSALLMLLLRRLGNDPMVYIPDRLMEGYGPSGAALVELKARGASLIVTVDCGAQAFDALDQAAAAGLEVIVCDHHQCAARLPTAHSVINPNRLDESETGAAHGHLAAVGMAFLLGVALLRELRRRGRFVGDVPEPKIIDLLDIVALGTVADVAKLRTLNRAFVTQGLKVMGQRRNIGLAALAEAARLVKAPTSRDLGFALGPRINAGGRVGKSDLGVRLLTATEPEEAREIAAELDRLNEERRAIEMVVLDQATQAAEAQADQPIVLVSGAGWHPGVIGIVASRLKERFDRPALVIAEEDRGIGKGSGRSIPGVDLGAAVLAAKDEGLLVAGGGHAMAAGLTVAPGGIAALRDYLVQRIAADVEVARANRSLQLDALLAPGGVAGNLCDALDAGGPYGAGWPSPRVAAGPARLMRTGIVGNGHVRAIAVGDDGKSFKLIAFRAADTPLGQALLSSSPDQRWWLAGSIKRDEWNGGNAAEMHLDDAAPA from the coding sequence ATGAGCGAGGCGTTCGTCTGCGGCGTGTCCGCCGGCCTGTCGGGCCGTCCCTGGCGCTGGCGCCGTGCGGGCGGCGACGAGCTTGGCCGCGACCTGACCGACCAGTTGCTGCTCGCGCGCGGCGTCGAGGAATCCGACCTTCCCCGCCACCGCGCGCCGACCCTGCGCGAATTTCTGCCTGACCCGTCGGTCTTCGCCGACATGGACCAGGCCGCGGTGCGGATCGCCGACGCGGTCGAGGCCGGGGAGAAAATCGCGATCTTCGGCGACTATGACGTCGATGGCGCGACCTCATCGGCATTGTTGATGCTGCTCCTTCGCCGGCTCGGCAACGATCCGATGGTCTACATCCCCGACCGCCTGATGGAGGGCTACGGCCCATCCGGCGCGGCGCTGGTCGAACTGAAAGCGCGCGGGGCATCGCTGATCGTCACGGTCGATTGCGGCGCGCAGGCGTTCGATGCGCTCGACCAAGCCGCGGCAGCCGGCCTGGAAGTCATCGTGTGCGACCACCACCAGTGCGCCGCCCGCCTGCCGACCGCGCATTCGGTCATCAATCCGAACCGCCTTGACGAAAGCGAGACCGGGGCCGCGCACGGGCACCTTGCCGCCGTCGGCATGGCCTTCCTGCTCGGTGTCGCACTCCTTCGCGAGCTTCGCCGCCGCGGCCGCTTCGTCGGCGACGTGCCCGAACCCAAGATCATCGACCTGCTCGACATCGTCGCGCTTGGCACCGTCGCCGACGTCGCCAAGCTGCGCACGCTCAACCGCGCCTTCGTGACCCAGGGCCTCAAGGTCATGGGCCAGCGTCGGAACATCGGCCTCGCCGCGCTGGCCGAGGCGGCGCGGCTGGTGAAGGCACCGACCAGCCGCGACCTCGGCTTTGCACTCGGCCCCCGGATCAACGCCGGCGGTCGCGTCGGCAAATCCGACCTTGGGGTCCGCCTGCTCACCGCCACCGAGCCCGAGGAAGCGCGGGAAATCGCTGCCGAGCTCGACCGGCTCAATGAGGAGCGCCGAGCGATCGAGATGGTCGTACTCGACCAGGCGACGCAGGCCGCCGAAGCGCAGGCCGACCAGCCGATCGTGCTGGTGTCGGGCGCGGGTTGGCACCCCGGAGTTATCGGCATCGTCGCCAGCCGTCTGAAGGAACGGTTCGATCGCCCTGCACTGGTCATTGCCGAGGAAGACAGGGGTATCGGCAAAGGGTCGGGCCGATCGATTCCCGGCGTCGACCTTGGCGCGGCGGTGCTGGCCGCCAAAGACGAGGGATTGCTCGTCGCGGGCGGTGGCCATGCGATGGCGGCGGGACTGACCGTCGCCCCGGGCGGAATTGCTGCGCTCCGCGATTATCTGGTCCAGCGCATCGCCGCCGACGTCGAGGTGGCTCGGGCGAATCGCTCGCTTCAGTTGGACGCGCTGCTTGCCCCCGGCGGCGTCGCCGGCAATTTGTGTGACGCGCTCGATGCCGGGGGGCCGTACGGCGCGGGCTGGCCATCGCCACGTGTTGCCGCTGGACCGGCGCGACTGATGCGCACTGGCATCGTCGGCAACGGCCATGTTCGCGCGATTGCAGTCGGCGATGACGGCAAGTCGTTCAAGCTGATCGCCTTCCGCGCCGCCGACACCCCGCTGGGCCAGGCGCTCCTGTCATCGTCTCCCGACCAGCGCTGGTGGCTGGCCGGATCGATCAAGCGCGACGAGTGGAACGGGGGCAATGCCGCAGAAATGCACCTCGACGACGCCGCACCGGCTTGA
- the fghA gene encoding S-formylglutathione hydrolase: MSIETVSEALSHGGVQGVYRHASAVTGTDMTFSVFVPSQPENGEPMPVLWYLSGLTCTHANVTDKGEYRAACAEAGIIFVAPDTSPRGDGVPDDPEGAWDFGLGAGFYVDATQEPWAANYRMWSYVTQELPALVADHFPIDPARQAITGHSMGGHGALTVALRHPDRFRSVSAFAPIVAPGQVPWGEKALSNYLGPVRNDWRSHDAVALIEDGARFPEILVDVGEADPFLERELKPELLEAACRKAGIDLTLRCHAGYDHSYYFISTFMADHVRWHAERLRR, encoded by the coding sequence ATGAGCATTGAGACCGTCAGCGAAGCGCTGAGCCATGGCGGGGTGCAGGGCGTCTATCGCCACGCCTCCGCCGTGACCGGCACTGACATGACCTTTTCGGTGTTCGTGCCGTCCCAGCCCGAAAACGGCGAGCCGATGCCGGTGCTTTGGTATCTGTCGGGGCTGACCTGCACCCACGCCAACGTTACCGACAAGGGCGAGTATCGCGCGGCCTGTGCGGAAGCGGGGATCATCTTCGTCGCGCCCGACACGAGCCCGCGCGGCGACGGCGTTCCCGACGATCCCGAAGGCGCGTGGGACTTCGGCCTGGGTGCGGGCTTCTACGTCGATGCGACTCAGGAGCCATGGGCAGCCAACTATCGCATGTGGTCTTACGTCACGCAGGAACTGCCCGCGCTGGTCGCTGATCACTTCCCGATCGACCCAGCGCGGCAGGCGATCACCGGCCATTCGATGGGCGGCCACGGCGCGCTAACGGTGGCGCTGCGCCATCCCGACCGGTTCCGCAGTGTATCGGCCTTTGCGCCGATCGTCGCGCCGGGCCAGGTGCCGTGGGGGGAAAAGGCACTATCGAACTATCTGGGGCCGGTCCGCAACGATTGGCGCTCGCACGATGCGGTCGCGTTGATCGAGGACGGCGCACGCTTCCCGGAAATCCTCGTCGATGTCGGCGAGGCCGATCCGTTTCTCGAGCGCGAGCTAAAGCCGGAGCTATTGGAAGCGGCATGCCGCAAAGCGGGGATCGACCTGACCTTGCGCTGCCATGCGGGCTACGACCACAGCTATTATTTCATCTCGACCTTCATGGCCGATCACGTTCGCTGGCACGCGGAGCGGCTGCGGCGATGA
- a CDS encoding VOC family protein has protein sequence MYSHMMVGSNDLERSKKFYDGLFEKEGRQDDKGRLSYGRKGSVFMVTNPIDGGVATHGNGSTIGFHFDTPEEVDAWHQRGIAAGGTAIEDPPGLRSNAFGSLYLAYLRDPDGNKLCGLHRPQQ, from the coding sequence ATGTACAGTCACATGATGGTCGGATCGAACGACCTCGAACGATCGAAGAAATTCTACGACGGCCTGTTCGAAAAGGAAGGTCGCCAGGACGACAAGGGCCGTTTGTCCTACGGCCGCAAGGGCAGCGTGTTCATGGTCACCAACCCGATCGACGGCGGTGTGGCTACCCATGGCAACGGCTCGACGATCGGCTTCCACTTCGACACGCCCGAGGAAGTCGATGCCTGGCACCAGCGCGGCATCGCCGCCGGCGGCACCGCGATCGAGGACCCGCCCGGACTTCGGTCGAACGCGTTCGGATCGCTCTACCTCGCCTATCTGCGCGATCCCGACGGCAACAAGCTGTGCGGACTTCATCGCCCGCAGCAATGA
- a CDS encoding S-(hydroxymethyl)glutathione dehydrogenase/class III alcohol dehydrogenase produces the protein MKTRAAVAFEAKKPLEIVELDLEGPKAGEVLVEIMATGICHTDAYTLDGFDSEGIFPSVLGHEGAGIVREVGAGVTSVVPGDHVIPLYTPECRQCKSCLSGKTNLCTAIRATQGKGLMPDGTTRFSYKGQPVFHYMGCSTFSNFTVLPEIAVAKIDPAAPFDKACYIGCGVTTGVGAVVNTAKVAPGDNVVVFGLGGIGLNVIQGARMAGADRIVGVDINADKEEWGRRFGMTDFVNPKLVPDVVAKLVELLDGGADYSFDCTGNTDVMRQALECCHRGWGTSIIIGVAEAGKEIATRPFQLVTGRNWRGTAFGGAKGRTDVPKIVDWYLKGKIEIDPMITHVLTLDEINKGFDLMHSGESIRSVVVY, from the coding sequence ATGAAGACCCGCGCCGCCGTTGCCTTCGAAGCCAAGAAGCCGCTCGAAATCGTCGAACTCGACCTTGAAGGACCCAAGGCCGGCGAAGTGCTGGTCGAGATCATGGCGACCGGCATTTGCCACACCGACGCCTACACGCTCGACGGGTTCGACAGCGAAGGCATCTTCCCCAGCGTGCTCGGCCACGAGGGCGCAGGCATCGTTCGCGAAGTCGGCGCCGGCGTCACCTCGGTCGTCCCGGGCGATCACGTCATCCCGCTGTACACGCCCGAATGCCGCCAATGTAAGTCGTGCCTCAGCGGCAAGACCAACCTGTGCACCGCGATCCGCGCAACGCAGGGCAAGGGCCTGATGCCCGACGGCACCACCCGCTTCTCCTACAAGGGGCAGCCGGTATTCCATTACATGGGCTGCTCGACCTTTTCGAACTTCACCGTCCTGCCCGAGATCGCTGTCGCGAAGATCGATCCAGCGGCCCCGTTCGACAAGGCCTGCTACATCGGCTGCGGCGTCACCACCGGCGTTGGCGCGGTGGTCAACACCGCCAAGGTCGCGCCGGGCGACAATGTCGTGGTGTTCGGGCTGGGCGGGATCGGCCTCAACGTCATCCAGGGCGCGCGGATGGCGGGTGCGGACCGCATCGTCGGGGTCGATATCAACGCCGACAAGGAGGAGTGGGGCCGCCGCTTCGGCATGACCGATTTCGTCAATCCGAAGTTGGTGCCCGACGTCGTCGCCAAGCTGGTCGAGTTGCTCGACGGCGGTGCCGACTACAGCTTCGACTGCACCGGCAACACCGACGTGATGCGGCAGGCGCTCGAATGCTGCCACCGCGGCTGGGGCACCAGCATCATCATCGGCGTCGCCGAAGCGGGCAAGGAAATCGCCACGCGCCCGTTTCAGCTGGTCACCGGCCGCAACTGGCGTGGCACCGCATTCGGCGGAGCGAAGGGGCGCACCGACGTGCCGAAAATCGTCGACTGGTATCTGAAGGGCAAGATCGAGATCGACCCGATGATCACGCACGTCCTGACGCTCGACGAGATCAACAAGGGGTTCGACCTGATGCACTCGGGTGAGAGCATCCGCAGCGTCGTCGTCTACTGA
- a CDS encoding class I SAM-dependent methyltransferase yields the protein MNPNKALWEKGDFTRIADCMRQSGSELVDRIGVTPGEKVLDLGCGDGTTAIPAAERGADVTGIDIAANLVEAGRRRAEAAGLVNIRFEEGDASDLAGVEDGRFDHVVTVFGAMFAPRPDDVAREMVRVTQPGGTIVMGNWIPGDPTLVAQILRTSAAFSPPPPEGFVSPMLWGQEAIVRERFAAAGIPDDHITCERDTFTFRLDEPPSALLGRFLDYYGPTMNALEAAEKDGRADLYREELAALFNDQNQGGDERTEIPAAFLRVTVRKPE from the coding sequence ATGAACCCCAACAAGGCACTGTGGGAGAAGGGCGACTTCACGCGAATCGCCGATTGCATGCGGCAGAGCGGAAGCGAACTGGTCGACCGGATCGGCGTAACGCCGGGCGAAAAGGTTCTCGACCTTGGCTGCGGCGACGGCACGACCGCGATCCCCGCGGCGGAACGAGGTGCCGATGTCACCGGAATCGACATCGCCGCGAACTTGGTCGAGGCGGGCAGGCGCCGGGCCGAAGCAGCAGGCCTTGTGAATATCCGTTTCGAGGAAGGCGACGCGAGCGATCTGGCGGGCGTCGAGGACGGTCGCTTCGATCACGTCGTTACCGTTTTCGGCGCGATGTTCGCCCCGCGACCCGACGATGTCGCGCGCGAAATGGTGCGGGTGACGCAGCCCGGCGGCACGATCGTCATGGGCAACTGGATCCCGGGAGACCCGACACTCGTGGCGCAAATTCTAAGGACCAGCGCGGCCTTCTCGCCGCCGCCGCCCGAAGGCTTCGTCAGTCCGATGCTGTGGGGACAGGAGGCCATCGTGCGCGAACGCTTCGCCGCCGCCGGCATTCCCGACGATCACATCACCTGCGAGCGCGACACCTTTACGTTCCGGCTGGACGAGCCGCCCTCTGCGCTGCTCGGGCGTTTCCTCGATTATTACGGCCCGACGATGAACGCGCTCGAGGCCGCCGAAAAGGATGGGCGCGCCGACCTGTATCGCGAGGAACTGGCGGCGCTCTTCAACGATCAGAACCAGGGCGGAGACGAACGGACCGAAATTCCCGCGGCGTTTCTGCGGGTGACGGTGCGCAAGCCCGAATGA
- a CDS encoding SDR family oxidoreductase: MGWATGRHALITGGGTGIGAAAARMLAKEGAKLSLLGRREAPLKAVAEEVGGRAIPCDMTDRPAMEAAFDAAREANGTFDFVVLNAGIGDSAPFARTSRASFDAIIATNLTAVFDGAQLALADLLAGEDTRLIVVASVAGLKGGAYAAPYVASKHGAVGLVRSLALEFAKSPMTVNAICPAFVDTPMVDDSAERISRVTKRSVDDSRGALAALNANGRLVTADEVAASILNLCHPLSRSINGACVTIDGGTSA; this comes from the coding sequence ATGGGTTGGGCAACGGGACGCCACGCGCTGATTACCGGGGGCGGGACCGGCATCGGCGCCGCCGCTGCGCGAATGCTGGCCAAGGAGGGCGCCAAGCTGTCGCTGCTCGGTCGCCGCGAGGCGCCGCTGAAGGCGGTCGCGGAGGAAGTCGGCGGCCGCGCCATTCCTTGCGACATGACCGACCGACCGGCGATGGAAGCCGCGTTCGACGCAGCGCGCGAGGCCAACGGCACGTTCGATTTCGTGGTTCTCAACGCCGGGATTGGCGACAGCGCACCCTTTGCGCGCACCAGCCGCGCCAGCTTCGACGCGATCATCGCCACCAACCTGACCGCGGTGTTCGACGGCGCGCAACTGGCGCTCGCCGACCTGCTGGCGGGCGAGGACACTCGGTTGATCGTGGTGGCGTCGGTCGCGGGGCTTAAGGGCGGCGCCTATGCCGCGCCCTACGTCGCGTCGAAGCATGGCGCGGTGGGGCTTGTGCGCAGCCTTGCGCTCGAATTCGCCAAGAGCCCTATGACGGTCAATGCCATCTGCCCGGCGTTTGTCGATACGCCGATGGTCGACGACAGCGCGGAGCGGATCAGCCGGGTCACCAAACGCAGCGTCGACGATTCGCGCGGCGCGCTCGCGGCGCTCAACGCCAACGGTCGGCTGGTCACTGCCGACGAGGTCGCGGCGTCGATCCTTAACCTGTGCCATCCGCTCAGCCGGTCGATCAACGGCGCCTGCGTCACCATCGATGGCGGCACCAGCGCATGA
- a CDS encoding enoyl-CoA hydratase family protein translates to MSFDPVTFAPKHFGWRFVDGVATITLDRPEKKNPLTFDSYAELRDTFRALIVTPQVRVVVIAGAGGNFCSGGDVHEIIGPLTKMAMPELIAFTRMTGDLVRAMRACPQPIVAAVEGVCAGAGAILAMASDIRFASPSAKTAFLFTRVGLAGADMGACAILPRLIGHGRAAELLFTGRSMSAEEGERWGFYSRIVDDVHAEAVAAAKSIAGGPAFAHSMTKRQLDMEWAVAIDTAIEMEAQAQAICMATNDFTRAYDAFADRRTPEFKGD, encoded by the coding sequence ATGAGCTTCGATCCCGTAACCTTTGCCCCCAAGCATTTTGGTTGGCGCTTCGTCGACGGGGTCGCGACGATCACCCTCGATCGGCCTGAGAAGAAGAACCCGCTGACGTTTGACAGCTATGCCGAGCTTCGCGACACCTTCCGCGCGCTCATCGTCACGCCGCAGGTCCGCGTGGTCGTGATCGCTGGCGCGGGTGGCAATTTCTGCTCGGGCGGCGACGTGCACGAAATCATCGGCCCGCTGACCAAGATGGCGATGCCCGAATTGATCGCCTTTACGCGTATGACCGGCGACCTGGTCCGCGCGATGCGTGCCTGCCCCCAACCAATCGTCGCCGCGGTCGAAGGCGTCTGCGCTGGGGCGGGCGCGATCCTTGCGATGGCGAGCGACATCCGTTTTGCCTCGCCAAGTGCGAAGACCGCCTTCCTGTTCACCCGCGTCGGACTGGCCGGCGCCGACATGGGCGCCTGCGCGATCCTGCCGCGCTTGATCGGGCACGGCCGCGCCGCCGAGCTGCTGTTCACCGGCCGAAGCATGAGCGCCGAGGAAGGAGAGCGGTGGGGCTTCTACAGCCGTATCGTCGACGACGTTCACGCCGAAGCGGTCGCAGCCGCAAAATCGATCGCCGGCGGCCCCGCCTTTGCGCATTCGATGACCAAGCGGCAGCTCGACATGGAATGGGCGGTCGCGATCGACACTGCGATCGAGATGGAAGCGCAGGCGCAGGCGATCTGCATGGCCACCAACGACTTCACCCGTGCCTACGACGCCTTCGCCGACCGTCGCACGCCGGAGTTCAAGGGTGACTGA
- a CDS encoding acyl-CoA dehydrogenase family protein encodes MTDWLDWPFFEEPHRGLSERLDAWCKGRAFPHGADIDAACRELVAELGKADFLSLCVGGERTPDVRSLAIARATLAYHSGLADFAFAMQGLGSGAISLAGDEAQKAEWLPKVANGSAIAAFAMTEPETGSDAANVAMTARHDGNGYRLDGEKTYISNGGIADLYTVIARTGEAEGARGLSMFIVRGDDPGLSVAERIEVVAPHPLARLRFDGVRGELIGTSGDGFGIAMRTLNLFRVTVGAAALGFARRALDEAVRFASMRKLGNATLADNAVTQDRLGDMATAIDASALLIARAGWAQDRGAGDNRRAAAMAKLHATEEAGRVIDLAVQMHGGLGVTVGATVESLYREIRALRIYEGASEVQRMIIARDLLKERRA; translated from the coding sequence GTGACTGACTGGCTCGACTGGCCGTTCTTCGAGGAGCCGCACCGCGGGCTGTCGGAACGGCTCGACGCGTGGTGCAAGGGCCGCGCCTTCCCACACGGCGCTGACATCGACGCCGCCTGCCGCGAATTGGTCGCGGAACTGGGCAAGGCCGACTTTCTGTCGCTGTGCGTCGGCGGCGAACGCACGCCCGACGTTCGCAGCCTTGCCATCGCCCGCGCCACGCTCGCCTATCATTCGGGCCTGGCCGACTTCGCCTTCGCGATGCAGGGACTGGGATCGGGCGCGATCAGCCTTGCCGGCGATGAGGCGCAGAAGGCCGAGTGGCTGCCCAAGGTCGCCAACGGCAGTGCCATCGCGGCCTTCGCGATGACCGAACCCGAGACCGGAAGCGACGCCGCCAATGTCGCCATGACCGCGCGCCATGACGGCAACGGCTATCGGCTGGATGGTGAGAAGACCTACATCTCCAACGGCGGGATCGCCGATCTCTACACCGTCATCGCTCGAACCGGAGAGGCCGAGGGCGCGCGGGGCCTAAGCATGTTCATCGTCCGCGGCGACGACCCCGGCCTGAGCGTCGCCGAACGGATCGAGGTGGTCGCCCCCCACCCGCTCGCGCGCCTTCGCTTCGATGGCGTGCGCGGCGAGTTGATCGGCACATCGGGCGACGGCTTCGGAATCGCGATGCGCACGCTGAACCTGTTCCGGGTGACCGTCGGCGCGGCCGCCCTCGGTTTCGCGCGCCGGGCGCTGGACGAAGCGGTCCGCTTCGCCTCGATGCGCAAGCTCGGCAACGCGACGCTGGCGGACAATGCGGTGACTCAGGACCGGCTTGGCGACATGGCCACCGCGATCGACGCATCGGCGCTGCTGATTGCACGCGCGGGCTGGGCGCAGGATCGCGGCGCCGGGGACAATCGCCGTGCCGCCGCAATGGCCAAGCTTCACGCCACCGAGGAAGCGGGGCGCGTCATCGACTTGGCGGTGCAAATGCACGGCGGTCTTGGGGTCACGGTCGGTGCGACCGTTGAATCGCTCTATCGTGAGATCAGGGCGCTGAGGATCTACGAGGGAGCGAGCGAGGTGCAGCGAATGATCATCGCCCGTGACCTGCTCAAGGAGCGCCGCGCATGA
- a CDS encoding RidA family protein, with translation MKSLLPPGWPRPKGYSNGMAAHGRFVVTAGVVGWDAEERFVSDTLAGQFEQCLRNILAILECDGAEARNIARLTCYVTSIDEYLASLAEIGAAWKSVIGPHYPAMALVEVVRLVERAAKVEIEATAVVPE, from the coding sequence ATGAAATCCCTGCTACCCCCCGGTTGGCCCAGGCCCAAGGGCTATTCGAATGGCATGGCGGCGCACGGCCGGTTCGTCGTCACCGCCGGCGTGGTCGGCTGGGACGCCGAGGAGCGGTTCGTGTCGGACACACTCGCCGGGCAGTTCGAGCAGTGCCTCCGCAACATCCTCGCCATTCTCGAATGCGACGGCGCGGAAGCGCGCAACATCGCCCGGCTGACCTGCTACGTCACCTCGATCGACGAATATCTTGCCAGCCTGGCGGAGATCGGCGCCGCATGGAAATCGGTGATCGGCCCGCACTATCCGGCGATGGCGCTGGTCGAGGTAGTGCGGCTCGTCGAGCGTGCGGCGAAAGTGGAGATCGAAGCGACCGCGGTGGTGCCCGAATGA
- a CDS encoding AMP-binding protein produces MTDSFVRDRLPGAEQLPHFDLLDYPDRLNAAAELHKGGEPGALAVVNDHGRWTYRELEDFSGRIARLLVDEEGLVPGNRVLLRGPNGYTMFAAWLGVLKAGGVVVATMPLLRPGEIATVIDRAQISHAIVDSRFIGDFRDAMEQTRHVKHLVKYDGDYGHGALEERCAKLTPLPPVDTAQDDPALIAFTSGTTGAPKGCVHFHRDILSPCDTFAATHLAMKPGDIVMTSAPIAFTFGLGATLLFPLRAGAATATIEQPSPPAMLDAIAKHGVTHLATAPTAYKAMLGQPTLDAALASLTTCVSAGEHLPSATWQAWKDRTGIAIVDGIGSTEMMHIFIAASGDAIQPGATGQAVPGYTATILDPDGNELAAGEGRLAVRGPTGCRYLDDERQADYVQNGWNVTGDTYEKDADGYFWYRARSDDMIVSSGYNIGAPEVENALLGHPAVAECAVIGVPCVERGQKVKAFVVLADFAEPSVELTDGLKAFVKERIAPYKYPREIEFVDSLPKTATGKLRRVELRQR; encoded by the coding sequence ATGACCGACAGCTTCGTCCGCGATCGCTTGCCGGGCGCCGAGCAGCTGCCCCATTTCGACCTGCTCGACTATCCCGACCGCCTCAACGCCGCCGCCGAATTGCACAAGGGGGGCGAGCCCGGCGCCCTCGCGGTGGTCAACGATCACGGGCGCTGGACCTATCGAGAGTTGGAAGACTTCAGCGGCCGCATCGCGAGGCTGCTGGTCGACGAGGAAGGGCTGGTCCCCGGCAACCGCGTGCTCCTGCGCGGTCCGAACGGCTATACGATGTTCGCGGCATGGCTCGGGGTCCTTAAGGCCGGAGGAGTCGTCGTGGCGACGATGCCGCTGCTTCGACCGGGCGAGATCGCGACCGTCATCGACCGCGCGCAGATCAGCCATGCGATCGTCGACAGTCGCTTCATCGGCGACTTCCGCGACGCGATGGAGCAGACGCGGCACGTCAAGCATCTGGTCAAATATGACGGCGACTATGGCCATGGCGCGCTCGAGGAGCGCTGCGCGAAGCTGACGCCGCTGCCTCCGGTCGACACCGCGCAGGATGACCCCGCGCTGATCGCCTTCACCAGCGGGACGACCGGCGCGCCGAAGGGCTGCGTCCATTTTCATCGCGATATCCTGAGCCCCTGCGACACGTTCGCGGCGACGCATTTGGCGATGAAGCCCGGCGATATCGTCATGACCTCGGCGCCGATCGCCTTCACCTTTGGGTTGGGTGCAACGCTGCTGTTCCCGCTTCGAGCAGGCGCGGCCACCGCCACGATCGAACAACCCAGCCCGCCCGCGATGCTCGACGCCATCGCGAAGCACGGGGTCACGCACCTTGCCACCGCTCCGACCGCCTACAAGGCGATGCTCGGCCAGCCAACGCTCGACGCCGCGCTGGCTTCGCTCACGACCTGCGTCAGCGCCGGCGAGCACCTTCCCTCGGCGACATGGCAGGCGTGGAAGGATCGTACCGGCATCGCCATCGTCGACGGCATCGGATCGACCGAGATGATGCACATCTTCATCGCGGCAAGCGGCGACGCGATCCAGCCCGGGGCCACCGGCCAAGCCGTCCCCGGCTACACCGCGACCATCCTCGACCCCGACGGCAACGAGCTGGCAGCCGGCGAAGGCCGCCTCGCGGTTCGCGGCCCGACCGGGTGCCGCTACCTCGATGACGAGCGGCAGGCCGATTACGTCCAGAATGGATGGAACGTCACAGGAGACACTTACGAGAAAGATGCCGACGGCTATTTCTGGTACCGTGCCCGGTCCGACGACATGATCGTCAGCTCCGGCTACAACATCGGCGCGCCAGAGGTCGAGAATGCACTCCTCGGCCACCCCGCCGTGGCCGAGTGCGCGGTGATTGGCGTCCCCTGCGTGGAGCGCGGGCAAAAGGTGAAGGCGTTCGTCGTGCTGGCCGATTTTGCCGAGCCCAGCGTGGAATTGACCGACGGACTCAAGGCTTTCGTGAAAGAGCGCATCGCCCCCTACAAATATCCGCGCGAGATCGAGTTCGTCGACTCTCTTCCCAAGACCGCGACGGGGAAGCTTCGTCGCGTGGAGCTTCGGCAGCGCTAA
- a CDS encoding helix-turn-helix domain-containing protein, whose translation MSALLYVPSAPKMVVAQVGTLRGWRIRAKDFHRILSASKESRVLVRKSGSAFVTQLASNILTVEQNSVAARLARWLLMCHDRIEGDSIMVTHDTLAQMAGAHRPTATNVLHQMRSDGMVDTSRGCVTICDRAALRVLADGSYGQSEEYWQQHIGRFGKDRPVGDSEDFREAAPAKVGFG comes from the coding sequence ATGTCCGCGCTCCTCTATGTTCCGTCCGCCCCCAAGATGGTCGTCGCGCAAGTGGGAACGCTCCGCGGCTGGAGGATCAGGGCGAAGGACTTTCACCGTATCCTGTCGGCGTCGAAGGAATCGAGGGTGCTGGTTCGAAAGTCCGGTTCCGCCTTCGTCACGCAGCTGGCGTCGAACATCCTGACCGTCGAGCAGAACTCGGTCGCGGCCCGGCTCGCCCGCTGGCTGCTGATGTGTCACGACCGGATCGAGGGCGACAGCATCATGGTGACGCACGATACGCTTGCACAGATGGCCGGCGCGCACCGGCCGACCGCGACCAACGTCCTCCACCAGATGCGCAGCGACGGCATGGTCGACACGTCGCGCGGCTGCGTGACGATCTGCGACCGCGCGGCGCTCCGGGTCCTTGCCGACGGCTCCTACGGCCAGTCGGAGGAATATTGGCAGCAACACATCGGGCGCTTCGGCAAGGACCGCCCGGTCGGCGACAGCGAGGATTTCAGGGAAGCGGCGCCGGCGAAGGTCGGCTTCGGTTAG